A genomic window from Sphingobacterium sp. BN32 includes:
- a CDS encoding AAA domain-containing protein codes for MSLKRELIYIDDKDEANRISQYSYKGDKISIVFKNSNKEFLYSKNRAKVVRTAITSDKAFNVFNYLNDIANAIGLKTDEGDNILLRSYQNIEHISKNSVLASFLNGSLSSFENTKESIDFFPFGFNLSQQNAVNTAFANNLSVIEGPPGTGKTQTILNIIVNAVLRGQSVAIVSSNNSATKNVYEKLEKNGIEFIAALLGNTQNKKDFIDSQKQIPDLAQFDLAGSEKSKLKEKALLLSGQLSEKLDKKNRLALLKLQIDNLETEYEHFKENYKNEKSNSVEFKRKISSGQILRLWITLESFAKRSKKVGFINRLLFRFKYGIKDKSFYDNPLNEMIFICQSKYYPTKLMEVTKEIESLKSALKHFAFDSKMKEYTDISMRILKAELFRRYYKKKRNEYTIPELKRRSKEFIKDYPVIMSTTYSLRQSLSDDISYDYVIIDESSQVDLATGALALSCAKKAVIVGDVKQLPNVVDANMQGKTDLIFDSYKLKESYRFSGHSLLSSLLELFPNIPKTLLKEHYRCHPKIIEFCNKKFYNNQLIVHTDFNRERQPLVVYKTAKGNHARERMNQRQIDIIKEEIIPMQKLENVDLGIVTPYRNQTNALQNTFHGSSIKADTVDKFQGRENDVIILSTVDNEISDFTDNPNRLNVAVSRAIQQLILVVNGNEHENDSNISDLIKYIEYNNFSIVQSELKSIFDLLYKDYEEERAKIIGKSGKVSAYDSENLMYALIKEVLADSSFSKYDVLMHFPMRQLINDFSKLDQQELKYASNPLTHIDFIVYNKPSKTPVLGIEVDGFEFHKDGTKQADRDKMKDAILSNYNFPLIRFKTNESNEKGKLINKLNDLQAYS; via the coding sequence ATGTCGCTTAAAAGAGAACTAATATATATCGACGATAAAGACGAAGCGAATAGAATCTCCCAATATTCGTACAAGGGAGATAAGATTTCTATCGTTTTTAAAAATAGTAACAAAGAGTTTTTGTACAGTAAAAACAGAGCGAAAGTCGTAAGAACAGCAATTACTAGTGACAAAGCCTTCAATGTTTTTAATTATCTAAATGACATCGCAAATGCGATTGGTTTAAAAACCGATGAAGGCGACAATATCCTTTTAAGAAGTTATCAGAACATTGAACACATATCTAAGAATAGCGTTTTAGCTAGTTTTTTGAATGGCTCATTATCCTCTTTTGAGAACACTAAAGAAAGTATAGACTTTTTTCCATTTGGGTTTAACCTGAGTCAGCAAAATGCAGTAAATACAGCTTTCGCAAATAATCTAAGTGTAATAGAGGGACCTCCGGGAACGGGAAAAACACAAACAATTTTGAACATTATTGTAAATGCTGTTTTAAGAGGTCAAAGTGTAGCTATTGTGTCTAGTAATAACTCTGCAACGAAAAATGTCTATGAAAAGCTGGAAAAAAATGGCATTGAGTTCATCGCTGCACTTTTAGGAAATACGCAGAATAAAAAAGATTTTATTGATTCTCAAAAACAGATTCCCGATTTAGCACAGTTTGACTTAGCTGGTTCGGAAAAATCAAAGTTGAAAGAAAAAGCTTTATTACTTTCTGGGCAACTATCTGAAAAGCTCGATAAAAAGAATCGCTTAGCGTTATTAAAGCTTCAGATTGATAATTTAGAAACTGAATATGAGCATTTCAAAGAAAATTATAAAAACGAGAAATCGAACTCTGTAGAATTCAAAAGGAAGATTAGTTCAGGACAAATCCTTCGACTATGGATTACATTGGAGTCATTTGCAAAAAGAAGTAAGAAAGTTGGCTTTATAAACAGACTTCTATTTAGATTCAAATACGGCATAAAGGATAAATCCTTTTATGATAATCCACTTAATGAAATGATTTTTATTTGTCAATCCAAGTATTACCCGACCAAATTAATGGAGGTGACTAAGGAGATTGAATCATTAAAATCAGCATTAAAACATTTTGCTTTTGACAGTAAAATGAAAGAGTATACAGATATTTCAATGCGAATTCTTAAGGCAGAATTGTTTCGACGTTATTACAAAAAGAAGAGAAATGAGTACACTATCCCAGAATTAAAGCGTAGATCCAAAGAATTTATTAAGGACTATCCAGTTATAATGAGTACAACATACTCATTGAGACAAAGCTTATCTGATGACATCTCTTATGACTATGTCATTATCGATGAGTCATCACAAGTTGATTTAGCTACCGGGGCACTAGCTTTATCCTGTGCTAAGAAGGCAGTAATTGTTGGTGATGTTAAACAACTTCCTAATGTTGTTGACGCTAATATGCAAGGAAAGACTGATTTAATTTTCGATTCCTATAAATTAAAAGAATCTTATCGTTTTTCGGGTCATAGTCTTTTGTCCTCATTACTTGAATTATTTCCAAATATTCCAAAGACACTATTGAAAGAACATTATCGTTGTCATCCTAAAATTATTGAGTTCTGCAACAAGAAGTTTTATAATAATCAATTGATTGTTCATACAGATTTTAATAGAGAACGACAACCGCTTGTTGTATATAAAACCGCAAAAGGGAATCATGCGCGAGAACGAATGAATCAAAGACAGATTGATATCATCAAAGAAGAGATTATTCCTATGCAAAAGCTTGAAAATGTTGATTTAGGAATTGTTACACCTTATCGTAATCAGACAAATGCATTGCAGAATACGTTTCATGGATCCTCAATAAAAGCTGATACTGTAGATAAGTTTCAAGGAAGAGAAAATGACGTTATTATTCTTTCGACTGTTGATAATGAGATATCCGACTTCACCGACAACCCTAATCGCTTGAATGTAGCTGTATCTAGAGCAATTCAGCAATTGATTTTAGTTGTTAATGGGAATGAGCATGAAAACGATAGTAATATCTCAGACTTGATAAAATACATCGAGTATAATAACTTTTCTATCGTGCAAAGTGAGCTGAAATCGATATTTGATTTATTATATAAAGATTATGAAGAAGAAAGAGCAAAAATCATAGGTAAATCGGGCAAGGTATCAGCATATGATAGTGAAAATCTAATGTATGCATTAATTAAAGAGGTTTTAGCAGATAGTAGTTTTTCTAAGTACGACGTCCTGATGCATTTCCCGATGAGGCAACTTATTAATGATTTTTCGAAGCTTGATCAACAGGAGTTAAAGTACGCATCTAATCCATTGACACACATTGATTTTATAGTTTACAATAAACCTAGTAAAACTCCAGTACTTGGAATAGAGGTTGATGGTTTTGAATTTCATAAAGATGGAACAAAACAAGCTGACAGGGATAAAATGAAAGATGCTATTTTAAGTAATTATAACTTCCCGTTAATACGTTTCAAAACAAATGAAAGTAATGAGAAGGGGAAACTTATTAATAAATTGAATGATCTTCAGGCATATAGCTAA
- a CDS encoding thermonuclease family protein, which produces MNKLLLIFLVFVSCQTQNVPVAEYYDDIDFEQQMFQNPAIFKVEKLIDGDTFWVMNSLREHLKIRLIGIDAPETRTVFKKKKHPFGMTSKLYLDSILLANPYVKLNFDVDSLDQYGRTLAYVYLNDGTFVNEIMVKNGYAVLMTVPPNVKYQERLYKAQVEARERKLGIWREEFLESK; this is translated from the coding sequence ATGAATAAACTTTTATTAATTTTCTTAGTTTTTGTCTCCTGCCAAACACAGAATGTTCCGGTAGCCGAATATTATGATGATATAGATTTTGAACAGCAGATGTTCCAAAATCCTGCGATTTTTAAAGTGGAGAAACTAATCGATGGCGATACGTTTTGGGTTATGAATAGCCTGAGGGAGCATTTGAAGATCCGGTTAATTGGTATTGACGCGCCAGAGACAAGAACGGTTTTTAAAAAGAAAAAGCACCCTTTCGGAATGACGTCCAAATTGTATTTAGATAGTATTTTACTGGCTAATCCTTATGTGAAGTTAAACTTCGACGTCGATTCTTTGGATCAGTATGGTCGAACGCTCGCTTACGTTTATCTAAATGATGGAACCTTTGTAAACGAGATAATGGTTAAGAATGGCTATGCTGTTTTGATGACAGTTCCGCCTAATGTTAAATATCAAGAAAGACTGTATAAAGCGCAAGTAGAAGCGAGGGAAAGAAAGCTAGGGATATGGAGAGAGGAGTTTTTGGAATCGAAATAA